From Pseudomonas sp. LS1212, the proteins below share one genomic window:
- a CDS encoding folate-binding protein YgfZ, with amino-acid sequence MADSAFFCTLSHEGVLAVRGSDASKFLQGQLTCNLGYVNETTASLGARCTQKGRMQSSFRLVLEGDGCLLAMARELVEPQLADLKKYAVFSKSKLTDESADWVRFGLSDGDAALASLGLELPQEDNAVARANGLIAIRVCPGRAELWAPVDQTQSLKTNLAAQLAEGDLNAWLLGQIRAGIGQVMAQTREMFIPQMLNLQAVGGVSFKKGCYTGQEIVARMQYLGKLKRRQYRLELAGGELPEPGTPLFSPTHASAIGEVVLAASANGHSELLAVLQAEAVENGNLHLGSLEGPRATLLSLPYELDRDREIQR; translated from the coding sequence ATGGCCGATTCAGCTTTTTTCTGCACGTTATCCCACGAAGGCGTCCTCGCCGTCCGCGGCTCCGATGCCAGCAAGTTCCTGCAAGGCCAGTTGACCTGCAACCTCGGTTACGTGAACGAAACGACCGCCAGCCTCGGTGCTCGCTGCACCCAGAAAGGCCGCATGCAATCGAGCTTCCGACTGGTGCTCGAAGGCGATGGTTGCCTGCTGGCCATGGCCCGCGAGCTGGTCGAGCCACAACTGGCGGACCTGAAGAAATACGCGGTCTTTTCCAAGTCGAAGCTGACCGACGAAAGCGCCGACTGGGTCCGTTTCGGCTTGAGCGATGGCGATGCAGCACTGGCCAGCCTCGGCCTTGAGCTGCCGCAAGAGGACAACGCCGTGGCCCGCGCCAATGGCCTGATCGCCATTCGCGTTTGCCCTGGCCGTGCCGAACTCTGGGCCCCGGTCGATCAAACACAAAGCCTGAAGACCAACCTCGCCGCGCAACTCGCCGAAGGCGACCTGAATGCCTGGTTACTGGGGCAGATTCGCGCCGGTATTGGCCAGGTGATGGCCCAGACCCGCGAGATGTTCATCCCGCAAATGCTCAACCTGCAGGCCGTGGGCGGCGTCAGTTTCAAGAAGGGCTGCTACACCGGCCAGGAAATCGTGGCGCGCATGCAGTACCTGGGCAAACTCAAGCGCCGGCAGTATCGCCTTGAGCTTGCCGGTGGCGAACTGCCCGAGCCGGGCACCCCGCTGTTCTCGCCGACCCACGCCAGTGCCATTGGCGAGGTGGTTCTGGCGGCCTCCGCCAACGGCCACAGCGAGCTGCTGGCCGTGCTTCAGGCCGAGGCCGTGGAAAATGGCAACCTGCACCTGGGCAGCCTCGAAGGCCCGCGTGCGACGTTGCTCTCGTTGCCCTACGAACTGGACCGCGACCGCGAAATCCAGCGTTGA
- a CDS encoding response regulator has translation MRVLLVEDHLQLAESIAQALKSTGLTVDVLHDGVAADLALSCEEYAVVILDVGLPRMDGFEVLARLRARGKNLPVLMLTARSDVKDRVHGLNLGADDYLAKPFELTELEARVKALLRRSVLGGERQQRCGVLVYDLDTRRFTLGDELLTLTSREQAVLEALIARPGRVMSKEQLAAQVFGLDEEASADAIEIYIHRLRKKLDGHAVAIVTFRGLGYLLENRDA, from the coding sequence ATGCGTGTGCTACTCGTCGAAGATCATCTGCAATTGGCCGAAAGCATTGCCCAGGCCTTGAAAAGTACGGGCCTGACCGTGGACGTACTGCATGATGGCGTGGCTGCGGACCTGGCCCTGAGCTGCGAGGAATATGCCGTGGTGATCCTCGATGTGGGCCTGCCGCGCATGGACGGCTTCGAAGTCCTGGCACGCTTGCGCGCTCGCGGCAAGAACCTGCCGGTGCTGATGCTGACCGCCCGCAGCGATGTGAAGGATCGGGTCCATGGCTTGAACCTGGGCGCTGATGACTACCTGGCCAAACCCTTCGAACTCACCGAGCTTGAGGCGCGGGTCAAGGCCTTGTTGCGCCGCAGCGTACTGGGCGGCGAGCGCCAGCAACGCTGTGGCGTGCTGGTCTATGACCTCGATACCCGGCGCTTCACCCTGGGTGATGAACTGCTCACGCTGACCTCCCGTGAGCAGGCCGTGCTCGAAGCCTTGATCGCCAGGCCCGGGCGCGTGATGAGCAAGGAACAACTGGCAGCCCAGGTCTTCGGCCTGGATGAAGAGGCCAGCGCCGATGCCATCGAAATTTACATTCACCGCCTGCGCAAGAAACTCGATGGGCATGCCGTCGCCATCGTGACCTTCAGGGGGCTTGGCTACCTGCTCGAGAACCGCGATGCGTAA
- a CDS encoding succinate dehydrogenase assembly factor 2: MVEDVELNRLYWHSRRGMLELDVLLVPFVKEVYPHLNEVDRECYRRLLECEDQDMFGWFMERAESEDPELQRMVRMILDRVQPK, from the coding sequence ATGGTCGAAGATGTTGAACTCAACCGGCTCTACTGGCATAGCCGCCGCGGCATGCTCGAGCTGGATGTGCTGCTGGTTCCCTTTGTCAAAGAGGTTTATCCGCACCTGAACGAAGTGGACCGCGAGTGTTACCGCAGGCTGCTCGAATGCGAAGACCAGGACATGTTCGGCTGGTTCATGGAGCGTGCCGAGTCCGAGGACCCTGAGCTGCAGCGCATGGTCCGCATGATCCTGGATCGTGTCCAGCCCAAGTGA
- a CDS encoding OprD family porin, with protein sequence MLSMQPQASSPARTFRLHPAALASAAAFAGFSPLGQAAFFEDSSATFETRNMYFNRDFRDGTSAQQSKRDEWAQGFMLNLESGYTDGVVGFGVDALGMLGVKLDSSPDRTGSGLLPTHDDGRAADEYSKLGLTGKVKISATELKIGTLIPELPILKANDGRILPQTFEGGLLTSKEIKNLTFTGGRLEKVKDRDDTNVEEIALNNKNSRFLGTAAGNHFDTAGLDYKFTDKITGSYYFAQLDDVYRQHFVGLTSSQPFGPGTLGTDLRTAFSDDQGQARGGDIDNTSLNGMISYGLSGHKISAAYQHMSGDSAFPYVDGSDPYLVNFVQINDFAGADERSWQARYDYDFVALGIPGLSFMSRYVSGDNVKLNNGGTGKEWERNSEIKYVVQSGALKNVAVRLRNATYRSNFARDADEVRLLVSYSVALW encoded by the coding sequence ATGCTGTCCATGCAGCCTCAGGCATCCTCGCCTGCTCGTACCTTCCGTCTGCACCCCGCTGCACTTGCCAGTGCCGCCGCCTTTGCCGGCTTCTCGCCCCTGGGCCAGGCCGCCTTCTTCGAAGACAGTTCCGCTACCTTCGAAACCCGCAACATGTACTTCAACCGTGATTTCCGCGACGGCACCAGTGCACAGCAATCCAAGCGCGACGAGTGGGCCCAGGGCTTCATGCTCAACCTGGAATCAGGTTACACCGACGGCGTCGTCGGCTTTGGTGTCGATGCCCTGGGCATGCTTGGGGTCAAGCTCGATTCCAGCCCCGACCGTACGGGTTCCGGCCTGTTGCCGACCCATGACGACGGCCGCGCTGCCGACGAATACTCCAAGCTCGGCCTGACCGGCAAGGTGAAGATTTCCGCCACGGAACTGAAGATCGGCACCCTGATTCCCGAACTGCCGATCCTCAAGGCCAATGATGGGCGCATCCTGCCGCAAACCTTCGAGGGCGGCCTGCTGACCTCCAAAGAGATCAAGAACCTGACCTTCACCGGCGGCCGCCTGGAAAAGGTCAAGGACCGCGATGACACCAACGTCGAAGAGATCGCCCTCAACAACAAGAACAGCCGTTTCCTCGGTACCGCGGCCGGCAACCATTTCGACACCGCGGGCCTGGATTACAAGTTCACCGACAAGATCACCGGCAGTTACTACTTCGCCCAGCTCGACGACGTCTACCGCCAGCATTTCGTAGGTCTGACCAGTTCACAGCCATTCGGCCCCGGCACCCTGGGTACCGACCTGCGCACCGCCTTCAGCGATGACCAGGGCCAGGCGCGCGGCGGCGACATCGACAATACCTCGCTCAACGGTATGATCAGCTATGGCCTCAGTGGTCACAAGATCAGCGCCGCCTACCAGCACATGTCCGGCGACAGCGCCTTCCCTTATGTCGACGGCAGTGACCCGTACCTGGTCAACTTCGTTCAGATCAACGACTTCGCCGGTGCCGACGAGCGCTCCTGGCAAGCCCGTTACGACTATGACTTCGTCGCCCTGGGTATTCCCGGCCTGAGCTTCATGAGCCGCTACGTCAGCGGCGATAATGTGAAGCTGAACAACGGTGGCACCGGCAAGGAATGGGAACGCAACAGCGAAATCAAGTACGTGGTGCAAAGCGGCGCGCTGAAAAACGTCGCCGTGCGCCTGCGCAATGCCACCTACCGTTCGAATTTCGCCCGCGATGCGGATGAAGTGCGGTTGCTGGTCAGCTACAGCGTGGCTCTTTGGTAA
- a CDS encoding protein YgfX, whose product MSSPSESFECRWQASGQLLAAYLIGQLLALVSLVLLEIPVWLSLAGIVLCLAHAVWVLPRYILLNHRYAVTGLRRDATGWQLWRAAEGWKPVQLQRDSLALPGLVVLRFRWQGRRWVHGLCIPGDALEPVQHRRLRLRLKFSRRRWAAPE is encoded by the coding sequence GTGTCCAGCCCAAGTGAAAGCTTCGAATGCCGCTGGCAAGCCTCCGGGCAATTGCTGGCGGCGTATCTGATTGGCCAGCTGCTGGCGCTGGTATCGCTGGTCCTGCTTGAAATACCCGTATGGCTGAGCCTGGCCGGCATTGTGCTGTGCCTGGCGCATGCTGTCTGGGTGCTGCCGCGTTACATTCTCTTGAATCATCGGTATGCCGTCACCGGCTTGCGCCGCGATGCCACAGGCTGGCAATTGTGGCGCGCCGCGGAGGGCTGGAAGCCCGTGCAACTGCAGCGCGACAGCCTGGCATTGCCAGGGCTGGTGGTGCTGCGTTTCCGTTGGCAGGGGCGGCGCTGGGTGCACGGCCTGTGTATTCCCGGTGACGCGCTGGAGCCGGTGCAGCACCGGCGCCTGCGCTTGCGCCTGAAGTTCAGTCGGCGTAGGTGGGCGGCACCAGAATAG
- a CDS encoding sensor histidine kinase, which produces MRKPGSLRGRLLWNLALLLLVLMLASGLSAYWNGREAADTAYDRTLLASARTIAAGLSQRDGSLSADVPYVALDTFAYDSAGRIYYQVNDIQQRLISGYENLPAPPPGTPRTDDYPALARFYDAQYLGQDVRVVSLLKAVSEPNMNGMAEIRVAETEEARVRMARSLMTDTLLRLGMLGMGAMLLVWFAISAALRPLERLRTAVEDRQPDDLRPLPLVEVQRELWPLVQALNHFTERLRGQFERQAQFIADAAHELRTPLAALKARLELGLRAPQSEVWRETLESAAQDTDKLTHLANQLLSLARVENGARAIAEGGAQLLDLSQLTRELGMAMAPLAHARGVALALEAEEPVWLRGEPTLLNELLSNLVDNALAHTPAGGNVILRVSPPGVLEVEDDGPGIPIEERERVFERFYRRGAQGTGLGLAIVGEICRAHLAQISLHDGEPAGLKVRVSFNPD; this is translated from the coding sequence ATGCGTAAGCCCGGCAGCCTGCGTGGGCGGCTGCTGTGGAACCTGGCGCTGTTGCTGCTGGTGTTGATGCTGGCCAGCGGCCTGAGTGCGTACTGGAACGGCCGCGAGGCCGCCGACACGGCGTATGACCGCACATTGCTGGCATCGGCACGCACCATCGCTGCCGGCCTCTCGCAACGCGACGGCAGCTTGAGCGCCGATGTGCCCTACGTGGCGCTCGATACCTTCGCCTATGACAGCGCCGGGCGTATCTACTATCAGGTCAATGACATTCAGCAGCGGCTGATTTCCGGCTACGAGAACCTGCCGGCACCACCGCCGGGCACACCACGTACCGATGACTATCCGGCCCTGGCGCGCTTTTACGATGCCCAATACCTGGGCCAGGATGTCCGCGTGGTCAGCCTGCTCAAGGCGGTCAGTGAGCCGAACATGAACGGCATGGCGGAAATCCGCGTGGCCGAGACCGAAGAGGCAAGGGTGCGTATGGCTCGCAGTCTGATGACTGATACCTTGTTGCGCCTGGGCATGCTCGGCATGGGCGCAATGCTGCTGGTGTGGTTTGCCATCAGCGCGGCGTTGCGGCCACTGGAGCGCTTGCGTACGGCCGTCGAAGATCGCCAGCCGGACGACTTGCGGCCTCTGCCGCTGGTAGAAGTTCAGCGCGAACTTTGGCCACTGGTGCAAGCCCTGAACCATTTCACCGAGCGGCTGCGCGGGCAGTTCGAGCGGCAGGCGCAGTTTATCGCCGATGCTGCCCATGAGTTGCGTACTCCCCTGGCTGCGCTCAAGGCTCGGCTCGAATTGGGCTTGCGCGCGCCGCAGTCCGAGGTCTGGCGCGAGACCCTGGAGTCGGCGGCGCAAGACACCGACAAGCTGACCCACCTGGCCAACCAGCTACTTTCGCTGGCCCGGGTCGAAAACGGCGCCCGGGCGATCGCCGAAGGCGGCGCGCAGCTGCTCGATCTCAGCCAATTGACGCGGGAGCTGGGCATGGCCATGGCGCCGCTGGCGCATGCGCGCGGCGTAGCCCTGGCGCTGGAAGCCGAAGAGCCGGTCTGGTTGCGCGGTGAGCCGACCTTGCTCAATGAGCTGCTCAGCAACCTGGTCGACAATGCCCTGGCCCATACACCGGCGGGCGGCAATGTGATCCTGCGGGTCAGCCCGCCGGGCGTACTGGAGGTCGAAGACGACGGCCCGGGCATCCCCATTGAGGAGCGTGAGCGGGTGTTCGAGCGCTTTTACCGGCGCGGTGCCCAGGGCACCGGGCTGGGCCTGGCGATCGTCGGCGAGATTTGCCGGGCGCATCTGGCCCAGATCAGCCTGCACGATGGCGAACCGGCAGGATTGAAAGTGCGGGTGAGCTTTAACCCCGACTAA
- a CDS encoding HDOD domain-containing protein, with protein MSELARMVQEQLLAAIDNDDLVLPTLPEVALKIRKAAEDSDIDVGTLSRVIGSDAALSARLIKVVNSPMLRAANEVTDLQAAITRLGVNYSCNLAIGLVIEQIFHARSAVVEQKMRDVWANSLEVAGISYELCHRYTRLKPDQAALAGLVHQIGVLPILTYAEEHNELLSDPVCLNHVIERIHPLLGDKILSVWEFPEMLIKVPSLSRDAQRRSAQADYVDVVQVASLLSQVEDQRHPFDSLPACRQLGLDPATLEASDLHVARAMFH; from the coding sequence ATGAGCGAGCTGGCCCGGATGGTTCAAGAGCAGTTGCTGGCTGCCATCGACAACGATGACCTGGTTTTGCCGACACTGCCCGAAGTCGCCCTGAAAATTCGCAAGGCGGCCGAAGACAGCGACATCGATGTCGGCACCTTGAGCCGAGTGATCGGCAGCGATGCCGCCCTCTCCGCTCGCCTGATCAAAGTGGTCAACAGCCCGATGCTGCGTGCGGCCAATGAAGTCACTGACCTGCAGGCAGCCATCACCCGGCTGGGGGTCAACTACAGCTGCAACCTGGCCATCGGCCTGGTTATCGAGCAGATCTTTCACGCCCGTTCAGCAGTGGTCGAGCAGAAAATGCGCGACGTCTGGGCCAACAGCCTGGAAGTGGCAGGCATCAGCTACGAACTCTGCCATCGCTATACCCGGCTCAAGCCGGACCAGGCGGCGTTGGCGGGGCTTGTGCACCAGATCGGTGTGCTGCCCATCCTCACCTATGCCGAAGAGCACAATGAACTGCTGTCCGATCCGGTGTGCCTCAACCATGTGATCGAACGCATCCACCCGCTGCTCGGCGACAAGATCCTCAGCGTCTGGGAGTTCCCGGAAATGCTGATCAAGGTCCCCAGCTTGTCCCGGGATGCCCAGCGCCGCTCGGCCCAGGCCGATTATGTCGATGTGGTCCAGGTCGCTTCACTGCTCAGCCAAGTCGAGGACCAGAGGCACCCGTTCGATTCGTTGCCGGCGTGCCGACAATTGGGTCTGGACCCGGCCACGCTGGAAGCCAGCGACCTCCATGTTGCCCGGGCCATGTTTCATTAG
- the nadB gene encoding L-aspartate oxidase — protein MSQQYQHDVLVIGSGAAGLSLALSLPGHLRIAVLSKGDLANGSTFWAQGGVAAVLDDADTVQSHVEDTLNAGGGLCHEDAVRFTVEHSRESIQWLIDQGVPFTRDENADVDDGGFEFHLTREGGHSHRRIIHAADATGAAIFTTLLAQARLRPNIELLEHRVAVDLITARRLGQDENRCLGAYVLNRATGEVDTCGARFTVLATGGAAKVYLYTSNPDGACGDGIAMAWRAGCRVANLEFNQFHPTCLYHPQAKSFLITEALRGEGALLKLPNGERFMPRFDPRAELAPRDIVARAIDHEMKRLGVDCVYLDISHKPADFIKNHFPTVYERCLEFGIDITQQPIPVVPAAHYTCGGVLVDQQGLTDVPGLYAIGETSFTGLHGANRMASNSLLECFVYGRSAANDIIAKLAGMPMPEQLPGWDASQVTDSDEDVIIAHNWDELRRFMWDYVGIVRTNKRLQRAEHRVRLLLDEIDEFYSNYKVSRDLIELRNLAQVAELMIHSAMQRKESRGLHYTLDYPGLLPEALDTILVPPTYAD, from the coding sequence ATGAGCCAACAATATCAACATGATGTACTTGTGATTGGCAGCGGCGCGGCCGGCCTGAGCCTGGCCCTGAGCCTTCCCGGGCATCTGCGCATTGCCGTATTGAGCAAGGGTGACCTGGCCAACGGCTCGACCTTCTGGGCCCAGGGCGGCGTGGCCGCGGTACTCGACGATGCCGACACCGTACAGTCCCACGTCGAAGACACCCTCAACGCCGGTGGCGGCCTGTGCCATGAAGACGCTGTGCGCTTCACCGTCGAGCACAGCCGCGAATCGATCCAGTGGCTGATCGACCAGGGCGTGCCCTTCACGCGCGATGAAAACGCCGACGTCGATGACGGTGGCTTCGAATTTCACCTGACTCGCGAAGGCGGCCACAGTCATCGGCGCATCATTCATGCCGCCGACGCTACGGGCGCTGCGATATTCACCACCCTGCTCGCGCAGGCGCGCCTGCGGCCGAACATCGAACTGCTGGAACACCGCGTGGCCGTCGACCTGATCACCGCGCGCCGGCTGGGTCAGGACGAAAACCGCTGCCTGGGTGCCTATGTGCTCAACCGGGCCACCGGCGAAGTCGATACATGTGGCGCACGCTTTACCGTGCTGGCCACCGGCGGCGCCGCCAAGGTCTACCTCTATACCAGCAACCCGGACGGTGCCTGCGGCGACGGCATTGCCATGGCCTGGCGTGCGGGCTGCCGGGTCGCGAACCTGGAGTTCAACCAGTTTCACCCGACCTGCCTCTATCACCCGCAGGCCAAGAGCTTCCTGATCACTGAAGCCCTGCGTGGCGAAGGCGCCCTGCTCAAGCTGCCCAATGGCGAACGCTTCATGCCGCGCTTCGACCCACGCGCCGAACTCGCCCCACGGGACATCGTCGCCAGGGCCATCGACCATGAAATGAAGCGCCTGGGTGTGGACTGCGTGTACCTGGACATCAGCCACAAACCCGCTGATTTCATCAAAAACCACTTCCCCACGGTGTATGAGCGCTGCCTGGAATTTGGCATCGACATCACCCAGCAACCGATCCCGGTGGTACCGGCCGCGCACTACACCTGCGGCGGGGTCCTGGTCGACCAGCAAGGCCTGACCGATGTGCCCGGGCTTTATGCCATCGGCGAAACCAGCTTCACCGGCCTGCACGGCGCCAACCGCATGGCCAGCAACTCGTTGCTCGAATGCTTCGTTTATGGCCGCTCGGCCGCCAATGACATCATCGCCAAGCTGGCAGGCATGCCAATGCCCGAACAACTGCCCGGCTGGGATGCCAGCCAGGTCACCGATTCGGACGAAGACGTGATCATTGCGCACAACTGGGACGAGTTGCGGCGCTTCATGTGGGACTACGTGGGCATCGTGCGCACCAACAAGCGCTTGCAACGCGCCGAGCATCGGGTTCGGCTGCTGCTGGACGAGATCGACGAGTTCTACAGCAACTACAAGGTCAGTCGCGACCTGATCGAGCTGCGCAACCTGGCGCAGGTCGCCGAGCTGATGATCCACTCGGCCATGCAACGCAAGGAAAGCCGCGGCCTGCATTACACCCTCGACTACCCGGGCCTGCTGCCCGAGGCCCTGGACACTATTCTGGTGCCGCCCACCTACGCCGACTGA